In a genomic window of Aggregatimonas sangjinii:
- a CDS encoding TraR/DksA family transcriptional regulator: MSDNSTQYSPAKLKEFKAILDAQLKKTIEELDTLKSNRKEQRQRLANSNIDYNASSKHFQEQAKDKRRIQSLQRKSRELKSALTRIDNKTYGVCDRSGKLIQEARLKAMPTARFDILRK, encoded by the coding sequence ATGTCCGATAATTCCACCCAATATAGTCCCGCAAAACTGAAAGAATTTAAAGCCATTCTGGATGCTCAATTAAAGAAAACCATTGAAGAACTTGATACCCTAAAAAGCAATCGAAAAGAGCAAAGACAGCGCCTAGCCAATAGCAATATCGACTACAATGCGAGTAGCAAACATTTCCAAGAACAAGCCAAGGATAAACGACGTATACAAAGCCTTCAGCGAAAATCAAGGGAACTTAAAAGTGCATTGACTCGAATTGACAATAAGACCTACGGTGTTTGTGACCGTTCTGGCAAGCTAATTCAAGAAGCGCGCTTAAAAGCTATGCCCACAGCAAGGTTCGATATCCTGCGAAAATAA
- the tssD gene encoding type VI secretion system tube protein TssD: protein MSFKAKLKVAGKEHTILHCSYDLNQEVDPTGRPSSVTRGGRIYLTVESNGETGFFEWMTNNFERKDGTIVFIKRDTDATLKEVNFKEGYLIKYKENFDSSGQNPLTETFTISAKELSSGGGEHINEWV, encoded by the coding sequence ATGTCTTTTAAAGCTAAATTAAAAGTAGCGGGAAAAGAGCACACGATTCTACATTGCTCTTACGATTTAAACCAAGAAGTAGATCCAACCGGAAGACCATCTTCTGTAACTAGAGGGGGTCGTATTTATTTGACCGTTGAGTCAAATGGCGAAACCGGATTCTTTGAGTGGATGACCAACAACTTCGAAAGAAAGGATGGTACCATCGTCTTTATCAAAAGAGACACCGATGCCACACTCAAAGAGGTCAATTTCAAAGAAGGTTATTTGATCAAGTACAAGGAAAACTTTGATTCTTCTGGTCAAAACCCTTTAACTGAGACGTTTACTATTTCTGCGAAGGAACTTTCTTCCGGAGGTGGCGAGCACATCAACGAATGGGTATAA
- a CDS encoding C40 family peptidase, translating into MKLKLYFLIVIVLLSACAKKTQSGNDTSYYRQEIEKSKRLAAEKDKIKETPNIPTTPSYLSAAEKTKFAKLLEVGEDELQNEKLYDVINDWLGTPYNWGGTTKSGVDCSAYVQDVFEKAYDFELPRTSNEQFNYDIKAHFKGQKYLQQGDLLFFRLRFDDKVVSHVGIYLQNGKFTGSNSPHGVQIADLNSKYWQDRFVSGARLLKNQ; encoded by the coding sequence ATGAAATTAAAACTATATTTTCTCATAGTTATTGTGTTACTTTCCGCTTGCGCAAAGAAAACCCAAAGTGGCAACGATACCAGCTACTACAGGCAAGAGATTGAAAAATCGAAGCGTTTGGCGGCCGAGAAAGATAAAATCAAAGAAACCCCGAATATTCCTACGACCCCCTCTTACCTTTCCGCAGCCGAAAAGACCAAGTTCGCAAAATTGTTGGAGGTTGGTGAGGATGAGCTACAAAACGAAAAACTATACGATGTCATCAACGATTGGTTGGGGACGCCCTATAATTGGGGTGGCACGACAAAATCGGGGGTTGATTGCTCTGCTTATGTACAGGATGTTTTCGAAAAAGCCTACGATTTCGAGCTCCCCAGAACATCGAACGAACAATTCAACTATGATATTAAAGCGCATTTCAAAGGACAAAAGTACCTGCAGCAAGGCGATTTATTGTTCTTTAGACTGCGTTTTGACGATAAGGTCGTATCGCATGTAGGTATCTATCTGCAAAATGGGAAATTCACGGGATCCAATTCTCCACATGGTGTTCAAATCGCCGATTTGAATTCCAAGTATTGGCAAGACAGATTCGTTTCTGGTGCACGCTTGCTAAAAAATCAATAA
- a CDS encoding PKD domain-containing protein: MNNKSIKTHFDLNVFITFLVLLLCGLALFSFRLNSEVDCSNVDFDVISNSYTVEDLIEFKSTDTSGVEWTWDFGDEAPEAYRSNVVHQFKKPGTYTVALQMNGECIATRELVISKTKIIRSPELIPNIILPKYIRVGEPVEFFNDSKFATSWQWSFGETTTVDGNDRKETYTYKTPGKKTILLVVNEDRRHEAKRILTVLPAERRARRTRNRDITTPIADVLVEIPDAPVEDAPPVTVVDDSPPYVEISSDQIQDMLMKYSSRNLDDVAIRKYFAVSNIPVFNSKGDRFTVSEFFKTIRDVNRLEIKSIKLYRSKETGLIKSMTVDLRYKNGLFWKSF; this comes from the coding sequence ATGAACAATAAAAGTATTAAAACCCACTTTGACCTAAACGTGTTTATCACATTTTTAGTATTGCTTTTATGTGGATTGGCCCTTTTTTCGTTTCGATTGAATAGTGAGGTAGACTGCAGCAATGTAGATTTCGATGTGATATCCAATTCGTATACCGTGGAGGATTTGATAGAGTTCAAGAGTACCGATACTTCAGGGGTAGAGTGGACGTGGGATTTTGGGGACGAAGCGCCCGAAGCCTATCGATCGAATGTGGTCCATCAATTTAAAAAGCCCGGAACCTACACTGTGGCCCTACAAATGAACGGGGAATGTATCGCTACGAGGGAGTTGGTCATTTCAAAAACCAAGATCATCCGATCGCCCGAATTGATCCCTAATATTATTTTGCCAAAATACATTAGAGTAGGGGAACCTGTAGAATTTTTCAATGATTCCAAATTCGCTACCTCATGGCAATGGAGCTTCGGGGAAACGACCACGGTAGATGGAAACGATAGAAAGGAAACCTACACCTATAAAACACCGGGCAAAAAAACGATTTTATTGGTCGTTAACGAAGACCGGCGTCACGAGGCCAAAAGAATACTTACGGTCTTACCCGCGGAAAGAAGAGCGAGAAGGACGCGAAATAGGGATATCACAACTCCCATAGCGGACGTATTAGTAGAAATTCCCGATGCGCCGGTTGAAGACGCCCCACCAGTTACCGTAGTAGACGATTCGCCACCATACGTAGAGATTTCAAGTGACCAAATACAGGACATGTTGATGAAATATTCCAGCAGGAATTTAGACGATGTGGCCATACGGAAATATTTTGCCGTATCGAATATCCCCGTCTTCAACAGTAAGGGAGATCGTTTTACGGTAAGCGAATTTTTCAAAACAATCCGCGACGTCAATCGGCTGGAGATAAAAAGCATTAAATTGTATCGCAGTAAAGAAACGGGATTGATTAAAAGTATGACGGTGGACCTACGCTACAAGAACGGTCTTTTCTGGAAATCATTCTGA
- a CDS encoding class I SAM-dependent methyltransferase gives MKIQGFSKSNSSTRLWFLPVRRSICLFTLLMVMPLLYQCQGQTSETSELYTYKKGDPNGIGKWYMGREIAHVMGFQGMGWLERPEREKEENTATLLQHMNISSYDTIADVGAGSGYHVFKMAALADKGLIYAVDIQEEMLAAIQQKMNETELQNIKTVKGTEKSVALPENSVDKILMVDVYHEFNFPVEMIASMKKALRADGKIYLVEYRGEDAEVPIKKLHKMTESQAVKEMEAAGMKLERNFTKLPWQHCMVFIKE, from the coding sequence ATGAAGATACAAGGATTTAGTAAAAGCAATAGTAGTACACGATTATGGTTTCTACCGGTTAGACGAAGTATTTGTCTTTTCACCTTGCTTATGGTAATGCCTCTTTTATACCAATGTCAAGGGCAGACTTCCGAAACAAGCGAGTTGTACACGTATAAAAAAGGAGACCCCAACGGGATTGGAAAGTGGTATATGGGTCGCGAAATCGCCCATGTCATGGGCTTTCAAGGAATGGGCTGGTTGGAACGCCCTGAACGGGAAAAAGAAGAGAACACTGCTACCTTATTGCAGCACATGAATATAAGTTCCTATGATACTATCGCCGATGTGGGTGCCGGATCGGGATACCATGTATTTAAAATGGCAGCCCTTGCGGATAAGGGATTGATTTATGCGGTGGATATTCAAGAGGAAATGCTTGCGGCCATTCAACAAAAAATGAACGAAACCGAGCTGCAAAATATCAAAACCGTAAAAGGAACCGAAAAAAGTGTCGCGCTTCCCGAAAATTCGGTGGATAAGATATTAATGGTCGATGTATACCATGAATTCAACTTTCCGGTCGAAATGATCGCTTCAATGAAAAAAGCCCTGCGCGCCGATGGTAAAATCTATTTGGTCGAATACCGGGGAGAAGATGCCGAAGTACCCATCAAAAAACTGCATAAAATGACTGAAAGTCAAGCAGTAAAGGAAATGGAAGCCGCGGGTATGAAATTGGAACGGAATTTCACCAAACTACCTTGGCAACACTGTATGGTGTTTATCAAAGAATAG
- a CDS encoding CHAT domain-containing protein gives MKELQVYGEKQKEGSENRLPQGIYTEFEHIATVALSSTRSKSLQQKFKVAEDSVIVLHFQDGSEWIGHPDDVQEIYGNTDELRSGVSESFVFDANVGTSDTTRGVLQRILIKSMSMLRLKPAKDLVKITGKELAQGYDNRVQPTPGLYHIDKNFNLKPTAGNLETLEPYLLLVHGTLSTAKEAFGQLQTGGKAIWDELFELYGGQMLALEHKTLSVNPIQNAIDFLEQCATGIQIDIISHSRGGLVADILAMCDSRNTVIGFSAIQLGIVKEKDKVSHALMLEINALARLKRITVGKVVRIAAPSSGTTILSKRVDHFFNLMLNAVSLALGPASPLYTLAKSFLLELIKLKADPEVMAGLNSMVPDSLFQKALNTPGNVVVSDLYTISGDAEVGGFNLNSLKVLLANLFYGTANDLVVDTGRMLHGVPRLNGVFNFLSQDERTNHFNYFGNENTCQAIMQALNATEKEPAISYQKEIEAAGERGVVLDLFSLKGVHYSEAHVSGTRNIVILVPGIMGSTLTRNSDPQWVEMSEINKGGIAKNLSIKATNVSAEGVIEKYYDDFAKYLSKDYDVVTFPYDWRKPLKEAATKFKKVLESTCGHPGREVHIIAHSMGGLVTRQIMIDHPDTWDNFKSNSDNKFVMLGTPWLGSHLIMEVLTGHSSRVKQLAMIDFKNDREDLLKVFWKFPGVLQLLPIGEDTEFAQVKFWNALKKEAKIGRMPDASSNSDELGAFKEYRKQVRDFLGSLTQEDFENVYYVCGKAEQTVFGYRLKDRIFSKSKRLEYLATSHGDGSVTWETGIPKALNPSNLYYANTTHGDLSVEKQVFEGVSEILKFKKTAKLGTKPPLHRGGERISVVNEFAEPATNPTGVINALFGNEKATAPVAEEIAVTVVNGDLKIASYPVMVGHFYKDIIFGAEKALDSYLDHRLSQRRDIGYYPGGIGESEVFFNLNTNPHGAIVCGLGSTNRLTPFLLSKTVEMATLKYAMFMRDNYTLPKAKKFAKGISFILIGIGFGKLPIEASIRGILIGVTNANNYIKKTGEGLRLIKEVEFVNYYESITSLAYWSINRMTKSDHRLAIDLQPGVVKKIGAKKKQLLKDSQENWWHDFDISAIKEPFDTDNPSYRPKTIGFSYNSSGGYASVQREQVFISMDDINILLEQMASTSKRDKRLSKALFELMIPNEFKDILRNQNNVLIKLDKEAAQIPWEMFYDSAADETPVSVNSGFVRQLISDDHETLTMTAIGNNNALVIGDPLYKNDNLPQLPAAEEEGVRLANKLSVHKYAVDSLIHGTTAAIMEELFTGRYKILHFAGHGIYDFEKGKAGVAIGNGICIDAAKIKQLGYVPEFVFINCCFSGVINRDDDIYSRERYRLAANVGTQLIEMGVKAIVISGWAVDDGAAKTFSDTFYDKMLEGYRFGNAVQVARKACFDKHGNTNTWGAYQCYGSQYYQFKDSTKQRKKDYEYVVASQVYTDLDNLFVSIRYKRRTRERTQKKLNDIIEGAERAKLLDSNILEKEALIYDEMGLFDIALYKFEELFGSSDGDFSIKALERFCIIKSYKLEKDMLDADMEKIRNLILIGKNSSRLNIVGNAYKLASEHLSKKDKIDFLELAWGYYYDALVASADQHDGDCLDAFSNVVLIGHLLEKLGEHTLLHRLRKIPELEDLDDVVAYLNGKSKELEDCDETEQDISILIGMAEVDTCLLLLSDEKLDDVKEKVILRFKNIFRMFHSPKYLLMEEKQIDFLLSMNLGKTQKEALIEIQEALKKML, from the coding sequence ATGAAAGAACTACAGGTTTACGGTGAAAAACAAAAAGAAGGTTCGGAAAACAGGCTTCCTCAGGGCATTTACACCGAATTTGAACATATAGCTACCGTTGCACTCTCGTCCACAAGATCAAAAAGCCTACAACAGAAATTCAAGGTAGCGGAGGATTCCGTTATCGTACTTCATTTTCAGGACGGTTCGGAATGGATAGGGCACCCCGACGATGTACAGGAAATTTATGGGAACACCGATGAATTGCGCTCCGGTGTGAGCGAGTCGTTTGTTTTCGACGCCAATGTGGGCACATCCGACACCACTAGGGGCGTACTCCAGCGCATACTCATCAAGTCGATGAGTATGCTACGATTAAAACCGGCAAAAGACCTCGTAAAAATAACGGGAAAGGAGTTGGCCCAAGGATACGACAATAGGGTACAACCCACCCCGGGATTATACCATATCGACAAAAATTTTAACCTGAAACCGACCGCGGGTAATTTAGAAACCTTGGAACCATATTTACTCCTTGTTCACGGTACCCTGTCTACGGCAAAAGAGGCTTTCGGACAGTTGCAGACGGGAGGCAAGGCAATATGGGACGAATTGTTCGAATTGTATGGTGGGCAGATGCTTGCGCTCGAGCATAAAACGCTCTCGGTTAATCCGATACAAAATGCCATTGATTTTCTAGAGCAGTGTGCTACCGGCATTCAAATCGATATTATCAGTCATTCCAGAGGTGGACTTGTCGCGGATATTCTAGCCATGTGCGATTCTCGGAATACGGTCATCGGGTTCAGTGCCATCCAGCTGGGCATCGTAAAGGAAAAAGATAAGGTTTCACATGCCCTCATGCTCGAGATCAACGCTCTGGCGCGCCTTAAGCGCATTACCGTAGGAAAAGTGGTTCGAATTGCCGCCCCATCCAGTGGTACGACCATTTTATCGAAGAGAGTCGATCACTTCTTCAATTTAATGTTGAACGCGGTTTCCCTAGCCCTAGGGCCTGCTAGTCCGTTATATACCTTGGCCAAGTCTTTCCTCTTGGAATTGATTAAACTGAAGGCCGATCCTGAAGTCATGGCCGGTTTGAACAGTATGGTTCCCGATTCCCTCTTTCAAAAGGCACTGAATACACCAGGAAATGTTGTAGTAAGCGATCTATATACAATTTCCGGTGATGCCGAAGTAGGAGGTTTTAATCTGAATTCCTTGAAGGTGTTGTTGGCGAATCTCTTTTACGGAACCGCAAACGATTTGGTCGTCGATACAGGGAGAATGCTTCATGGCGTTCCACGATTGAACGGTGTATTCAACTTTCTATCACAAGATGAACGGACCAATCATTTCAATTATTTTGGAAATGAAAACACCTGTCAGGCCATCATGCAGGCCCTGAACGCCACTGAGAAAGAACCTGCCATAAGTTACCAGAAGGAAATCGAAGCGGCCGGAGAGCGAGGGGTCGTTCTTGATCTATTTTCTTTAAAAGGTGTGCACTACAGCGAGGCCCATGTTTCAGGAACCCGGAACATCGTCATATTGGTGCCCGGTATCATGGGCTCGACCCTCACTAGAAATTCGGACCCTCAATGGGTGGAAATGAGCGAAATCAATAAGGGGGGCATCGCTAAAAACCTATCGATAAAGGCTACCAATGTTAGCGCGGAGGGCGTTATCGAAAAATACTATGATGATTTTGCCAAGTACCTTTCAAAGGATTACGATGTGGTGACTTTTCCCTATGATTGGCGTAAACCGTTGAAAGAGGCTGCCACGAAATTCAAAAAGGTCTTAGAGTCCACTTGTGGCCATCCTGGAAGGGAAGTACATATCATCGCCCACTCCATGGGTGGCTTGGTTACGCGACAAATAATGATCGACCATCCAGATACTTGGGACAATTTCAAGTCGAATTCCGACAATAAATTTGTCATGTTGGGGACGCCCTGGTTGGGTTCCCATTTGATTATGGAGGTGCTTACGGGCCATAGTTCCCGAGTAAAGCAGTTGGCCATGATCGATTTTAAAAATGATCGGGAAGACCTCTTAAAAGTTTTTTGGAAGTTTCCTGGAGTACTTCAACTGTTGCCGATTGGGGAAGATACGGAGTTCGCACAGGTCAAATTTTGGAATGCCTTAAAAAAAGAAGCAAAAATCGGTCGAATGCCGGATGCCAGTTCCAATTCGGATGAATTGGGCGCCTTTAAGGAGTACCGGAAACAGGTACGCGACTTTTTAGGGTCACTGACACAAGAAGATTTTGAAAACGTTTACTATGTCTGTGGCAAAGCGGAACAGACTGTGTTCGGGTACCGGTTAAAAGACCGGATATTTTCCAAGAGTAAGCGACTGGAATACTTGGCGACCTCCCATGGCGATGGTAGCGTAACTTGGGAAACGGGCATACCAAAAGCCCTAAATCCCTCAAATCTGTACTATGCCAATACGACTCACGGCGATTTGTCCGTCGAAAAACAAGTATTCGAAGGGGTTTCTGAAATATTGAAATTTAAAAAAACGGCCAAACTCGGTACAAAACCTCCTCTACATCGGGGTGGGGAACGTATAAGTGTTGTAAATGAGTTTGCCGAACCGGCCACAAACCCGACAGGTGTAATCAATGCCCTGTTCGGTAACGAAAAAGCAACAGCCCCCGTTGCGGAGGAAATAGCCGTAACCGTCGTTAATGGAGATCTGAAAATAGCGAGTTATCCCGTTATGGTCGGACACTTTTATAAGGATATTATTTTTGGGGCCGAAAAAGCACTGGATAGTTATTTGGACCATCGCTTGTCACAAAGACGGGATATCGGTTATTACCCAGGTGGAATAGGGGAGAGCGAGGTTTTTTTCAATCTCAATACCAATCCACATGGGGCGATTGTCTGCGGACTGGGAAGCACCAACCGGCTCACTCCTTTTCTACTCTCCAAAACCGTGGAAATGGCCACCCTAAAGTATGCCATGTTCATGCGGGATAATTATACGCTGCCAAAGGCAAAGAAATTTGCCAAGGGCATTTCCTTTATCCTTATCGGCATTGGTTTTGGAAAGCTGCCGATAGAAGCCTCCATTCGTGGGATTTTAATTGGGGTCACCAATGCCAATAACTATATCAAGAAAACCGGTGAAGGCCTGCGATTGATCAAGGAAGTCGAATTCGTAAATTATTACGAATCCATAACCAGCTTGGCCTATTGGAGCATTAACAGGATGACAAAATCAGATCACCGTTTGGCCATCGATCTACAACCAGGCGTGGTCAAAAAAATAGGCGCCAAAAAGAAACAACTTTTAAAAGACAGTCAGGAAAACTGGTGGCACGATTTTGATATCAGCGCCATCAAAGAACCTTTTGATACCGATAATCCCAGTTATCGTCCCAAAACTATTGGTTTCTCCTACAACTCTTCGGGGGGGTATGCCAGTGTACAACGGGAACAGGTTTTTATTTCAATGGACGATATCAATATCCTATTGGAACAAATGGCGTCGACTTCCAAACGGGACAAACGGCTGTCAAAAGCCTTGTTCGAGCTTATGATTCCCAACGAATTCAAAGATATTCTTAGAAATCAGAACAATGTGCTAATCAAGCTGGACAAGGAAGCGGCACAGATTCCGTGGGAAATGTTTTATGATTCCGCTGCGGATGAGACACCCGTATCGGTGAACTCCGGTTTTGTGCGTCAGTTGATCTCCGATGACCACGAAACACTTACCATGACCGCTATTGGCAACAATAATGCGTTGGTCATAGGGGATCCGCTCTATAAAAACGATAATTTACCGCAGCTGCCCGCTGCAGAGGAGGAAGGTGTTCGACTGGCGAACAAACTTTCGGTACATAAATATGCAGTAGATTCCTTGATTCATGGTACCACTGCGGCCATAATGGAAGAATTGTTCACGGGCAGGTATAAAATACTTCATTTTGCGGGTCACGGTATTTATGATTTCGAAAAAGGCAAGGCCGGGGTGGCCATCGGCAACGGTATTTGTATCGATGCCGCCAAAATAAAGCAATTGGGCTATGTGCCGGAATTCGTTTTTATTAATTGCTGCTTTTCCGGCGTCATCAACCGCGATGATGATATTTACTCAAGGGAAAGGTATCGCCTTGCAGCCAATGTGGGGACCCAACTTATCGAAATGGGCGTAAAGGCTATTGTGATTTCGGGTTGGGCGGTCGATGACGGAGCGGCAAAAACCTTCTCCGATACGTTCTATGACAAAATGCTTGAGGGCTACCGCTTCGGTAACGCCGTACAGGTAGCGCGAAAGGCTTGTTTCGACAAACACGGCAATACGAATACTTGGGGTGCTTATCAATGTTACGGTAGCCAATATTACCAGTTTAAAGACAGTACAAAGCAGCGCAAAAAGGATTACGAATATGTCGTGGCCTCACAGGTGTATACCGATTTGGACAACCTCTTCGTTTCCATTCGCTACAAAAGAAGAACCCGGGAGCGGACCCAGAAAAAATTGAACGATATCATTGAAGGTGCGGAACGGGCAAAACTATTGGATTCCAATATTTTAGAAAAAGAAGCACTTATCTACGATGAAATGGGCCTTTTTGACATTGCCTTGTACAAGTTCGAGGAATTGTTCGGCTCCTCTGACGGGGACTTTTCCATAAAGGCCTTAGAACGTTTTTGCATTATCAAGAGTTATAAGCTCGAAAAGGATATGCTGGATGCCGATATGGAAAAAATCCGAAACCTCATTCTCATCGGTAAGAATTCAAGTCGATTGAACATCGTGGGCAATGCCTATAAATTGGCTTCCGAACATCTGTCGAAAAAGGATAAAATCGACTTTCTGGAATTGGCTTGGGGTTACTATTATGATGCTTTGGTCGCCAGCGCCGATCAGCATGATGGGGACTGTCTTGATGCATTTTCAAATGTGGTACTAATAGGACATCTGCTAGAAAAACTCGGGGAGCATACGCTGCTACATCGCTTACGAAAAATACCGGAACTCGAAGACCTTGATGATGTTGTAGCGTACCTAAACGGGAAAAGTAAAGAACTCGAAGATTGCGACGAAACGGAGCAGGACATCTCTATTTTAATCGGTATGGCGGAAGTCGATACCTGTCTGTTATTGCTGTCGGACGAAAAATTGGATGACGTCAAGGAAAAAGTGATTCTAAGGTTCAAGAATATTTTTCGAATGTTTCATAGCCCAAAATATCTACTGATGGAAGAAAAGCAAATCGATTTTCTCTTATCAATGAATTTGGGGAAAACTCAAAAAGAAGCCCTAATCGAAATTCAGGAGGCGTTGAAAAAAATGCTATAA
- the tssD gene encoding type VI secretion system tube protein TssD, with product MSFLAKMIVDGTEYNVLHCTYNFEQPMDSTGKPAGKPLGGQIMVTIESQGKFDLFHWMSSPDQTKDGSIIFFKRDAMSQLQKVEFMKSYCVSLEEEFDADDAIPMQKRIVISAKTIKIGDMTFENSWGV from the coding sequence ATGTCTTTTTTAGCAAAAATGATCGTTGACGGCACAGAATACAATGTGCTGCACTGTACCTATAATTTTGAACAACCGATGGACAGTACCGGCAAACCGGCCGGCAAACCTCTCGGTGGCCAAATCATGGTGACCATTGAATCCCAAGGTAAGTTCGATCTCTTTCATTGGATGTCCTCGCCTGACCAGACCAAAGACGGATCTATTATCTTCTTCAAACGGGATGCCATGTCGCAATTGCAGAAAGTGGAATTTATGAAATCGTACTGCGTTAGTCTCGAAGAGGAATTCGATGCCGATGACGCCATCCCGATGCAAAAACGAATCGTAATCTCTGCCAAGACCATCAAAATCGGTGATATGACCTTTGAAAATAGTTGGGGAGTGTAA
- a CDS encoding DUF5458 family protein, with the protein MSDSPNKQKQSQLKDKPYIDQIKEKSDDLAKYGGFDLLESAIDDVQNLNPDRKARRKMFLTENNKKKERDSLLKILSLWSETLKSGDDIISLVQSADDKAKESKEVYTKNMKMALEETRELETSYRSVALFYRNTDMPSLKNVTIVNAELDQLTDLDNTRFFDYIREELVSKYDRLDLRENYGLMVLPGYLGSKSVVDKWAKMAHENKVTLVTDFAHLDEPDDVMEMFESANLASGDMYLSNTIMTCNWLVGRGKADEVGEQDDIHVPPSGALAGKIYKTLMSQVTAGKKHGGLSEVDGVRFDLRKSEIANLENLGLVPMVNEYGKVMAFSAKTLFNGDNLGLQTYSVVRVFDYITKVLMDFLNRRAFENFNAKTKKEIHNQIVRFLDEVSGPDKLIENFEINRFEQDPNQKDRIYLDVRLKPYFPAKNFLIKMDGQKGDEGAEWDTDYEQSK; encoded by the coding sequence ATGTCAGATTCGCCCAACAAGCAAAAGCAGTCCCAGCTTAAAGATAAACCATACATAGACCAAATAAAGGAGAAATCGGATGACCTTGCCAAATATGGCGGCTTTGATTTATTGGAATCAGCTATAGATGACGTTCAAAACCTAAATCCCGACCGTAAGGCTAGGCGAAAGATGTTCCTCACTGAGAACAATAAGAAAAAGGAACGTGATTCGTTGTTGAAAATCTTATCGCTTTGGTCTGAAACGTTAAAATCGGGCGATGACATCATTTCTTTGGTACAATCTGCCGATGATAAGGCAAAGGAATCCAAAGAGGTATATACCAAGAACATGAAAATGGCCTTGGAAGAAACAAGGGAATTGGAAACGTCTTATCGTTCCGTAGCCTTGTTTTATCGAAATACCGATATGCCATCCTTGAAAAATGTTACCATTGTCAACGCTGAACTGGATCAACTTACCGATTTGGATAATACGCGGTTTTTCGATTACATCAGGGAAGAGCTGGTTTCGAAATACGACCGTTTAGATCTCCGGGAAAATTATGGTCTAATGGTACTCCCAGGGTATTTGGGTTCAAAATCGGTGGTGGACAAATGGGCAAAAATGGCTCATGAGAACAAAGTCACCCTAGTCACCGACTTTGCCCACTTAGACGAGCCGGACGATGTTATGGAAATGTTCGAAAGTGCCAATTTAGCGAGTGGCGACATGTATCTTTCCAATACCATCATGACCTGTAATTGGTTAGTGGGTCGCGGAAAGGCCGATGAAGTTGGCGAGCAGGACGATATTCACGTACCTCCTTCCGGTGCCTTGGCAGGTAAAATATACAAGACGTTGATGTCTCAAGTTACCGCTGGTAAAAAACACGGTGGCCTTAGTGAGGTAGACGGTGTGCGTTTTGATTTGAGAAAGAGTGAAATTGCGAATCTAGAGAACCTAGGGCTTGTACCGATGGTCAATGAGTATGGTAAGGTCATGGCGTTCTCTGCCAAGACCTTATTTAATGGCGATAATCTAGGCCTACAGACCTATTCCGTAGTAAGGGTTTTTGATTACATTACTAAAGTGTTAATGGACTTCTTGAACAGAAGGGCCTTTGAGAATTTCAATGCCAAGACTAAAAAAGAAATCCATAACCAGATCGTTCGCTTCTTGGATGAAGTTTCAGGTCCGGACAAACTCATCGAGAATTTTGAGATCAACCGTTTTGAGCAAGATCCCAATCAAAAAGATAGGATTTACTTGGATGTGCGCTTAAAGCCGTATTTCCCGGCCAAGAACTTTTTAATCAAAATGGACGGACAAAAAGGCGACGAAGGCGCCGAATGGGATACGGATTACGAGCAAAGCAAGTAG